In a single window of the Nicotiana tomentosiformis chromosome 8, ASM39032v3, whole genome shotgun sequence genome:
- the LOC104098214 gene encoding probable 2-oxoglutarate-dependent dioxygenase AOP1, producing MSHQTPLRLPLLTLSNHYLKPNTSTNWFSACDEVRRALEEYGCFLAVYDSVSPELNIDIFQAVVELFDLPTESKLRNTSEKPFYGYYGNISDFPLQESLGINIGDAITAEGVQNFTSLMWPTGNDHFSEIIHDYANIVADLEKMVKRMVIESYGVENCYDFLDKSTTYLLRLIKYRTPKLDESNVGSQVHTDKTFLSILHQNQVNGLEVKTKDGEWMAIDMTPANSFLVMVGEAFSAWSNNRLHCPVHRVIVKENKPRYTLAHFSYINGMIQTPEELVDEKHPKKFQPFDNFELLDFFAKHVNEQMEYTVRAFCGV from the exons ATGAGTCATCAAACACCTCTAAGACTTCCTCTCTTGACCCTATCAAATCACTACTTGAAACCTAATACTTCTACTAATTGGTTCTCAGCATGTGATGAAGTCCGCCGTGCACTGGAAGAGTACGGTTGTTTTCTGGCGGTTTACGATTCGGTTTCGCCGGAGCTAAATATTGATATATTTCAAGCAGTAGTAGAATTGTTTGATCTTCCCACAGAATCCAAACTTCGTAACACTTCTGAAAAACCCTTCTATGGGTACTATGGAAATATCTCTGATTTCCCTCTTCAAGAAAGCCTAGGGATTAATATTGGAGATGCAATAACTGCTGAAGGAGTTCAAAATTTTACAAGCCTCATGTGGCCTACGGGAAATGACCACTTTAG tgAAATTATTCATGACTATGCAAACATAGTAGCTGATTTGGAGAAGATGGTGAAAAGGATGGTTATTGAGAGCTATGGAGTAGAAAATTGCTATGATTTTCTAGACAAATCAACAACTTATCTCCTTCGATTAATAAAGTATAGGACACCAAAATTGGATGAATCAAATGTTGGGTCACAGGTTCACACTGATAAAACTTTCCTTAGCATACTTCACCAGAACCAAGTTAATGGTTTGGAAGTGAAGACTAAAGATGGTGAATGGATGGCTATTGATATGACTCCTGCTAATTCCTTTCTTGTCATGGTAGGGGAAGCATTTTCG GCATGGAGCAACAACAGATTGCATTGTCCTGTACATAGGGTGATTGTAAAGGAGAATAAACCAAGGTACACTTTAGCACATTTCTCATATATTAATGGGATGATACAAACACCAGAAGAGCTTGTTGATGAGAAACACCCTAAGAAGTTTCAACCATTTGATAACTTTGAATTGCTGGATTTCTTTGCCAAACATGTTAACGAGCAAATGGAATACACTGTCAGAGCCTTCTGTGGGGTTTGA